A single genomic interval of Lathyrus oleraceus cultivar Zhongwan6 chromosome 7, CAAS_Psat_ZW6_1.0, whole genome shotgun sequence harbors:
- the LOC127102826 gene encoding uncharacterized protein LOC127102826, with protein sequence MERIEQNQTTMQEEMAQVRAQLGQLMDIMQNVVHRQEENLQANPGANVNMNVANPIIGNGIPIANQTHVERMPTNPNAAHTYHVPIHGGSQAGIEDHDGDFFRPRNESVYEPFGPPQNELERKLKMMDERVRAIEGPNTFGLEATDMCLVPGIMIPTKFKVPAFEKYQGNTCPKTHIRSYCRKMVAYSGDEKLLIHFFQDSLSGASLEWYMQLEHSHVRSWRDLAEAFLKHYQYNTDMAPKRTQLQSLAQKSEESFKEYAQRWRDLAAMVQPPMLEKELVDMFMGTLQGPYYEKLVGSTSVGFSDLVVAGERIKSGVKVGKILSPANAANGAKKPYSGFPKKKEGETNAASTSKGKGKTYQTLYYQVAEVTPNNYQPPTYAILAAPQQVPCQPPAQYQQSYAPRPNNYQ encoded by the coding sequence ATGGAAAGAATTGAGCAAAACCAGACTACCATGCAGGAGGAGATGGCTCAAGTGAGGGCCCAACTGGGGCAACTCATGGACATCATGCAGAACGTCGTCCATCGACAAGAAGAGAATCTCCAGGCTAACCCAGGGGCCAATGTCAACATGAATGTTGCTAATCCCATCATAGGGAACGGGATCCCGATCGCCAATCAGACCCATGTTGAAAGGATGCCTACCAATCCAAATGCTGCTCACACTTACCATGTCCCTATCCATGGGGGTTCCCAAGCTGGTATAGAGGACCACGATGGAGACTTCTTCAGGCCTAGAAACGAGTCAGTGTACGAACCTTTCGGGCCACCACAGAATGAGCTTGAAAGGAAACTCAAGATGATGGATGAAAGAGTCCGAGCCATTGAGGGCCCTAACACCTTTGGGTTGGAGGCTACAGATATGTGCTTAGTCCCAGGGATCATGATCCCAACTAAGTTCAAAGTACCCGCCTTCGAGAAATATCAGGGAAATACCTGTCCCAAGACCCATATCAGGTCTTACTGCAGGAAAATGGTTGCTTATTCAGGCGATGAAAAGTTACTGATACATTTCTTTCAAGACAGTCTCAGCGGAGCATCCCTCGAATGGTACATGCAGCTTGAACACTCGCATGTGCGTTCTTGGAGAGATTTAGCTGAAGCTTTCTTGAAGCACTACCAGTATAACACTGACATGGCGCCGAAAAGGACGCAACTTCAGAGCTTGGCTCAGAAATCTGAAGAATCCTTCAAAGAATACGCACAACGTTGGAGGGACCTAGCTGCTATGGTCCAGCCACCCATGCTTGAGAAGGAACTGGTTGATATGTTCATGGGAACACTTCAGGGCCCCTACTATGAGAAGCTGGTAGGGAGTACGTCGGTTGGGTTCTCTGATCTGGTTGTGGCTGGCGAAAGGATTAAGAGCGGTGTAAAGGTTGGAAAGATCCTGAGCCCTGCTAATGCTGCTAATGGGGCGAAAAAACCCTATAGTGGTTTTCCCAAGAAAAAAGAGGGAGAAACCAACGCTGCATCCACCTCCAAGGGGAAGGGTAAAACTTATCAAACCCTGTATTATCAAGTCGCAGAAGTGACTCCTAACAACTATCAACCACCGACATACGCCATTCTTGCTGCTCCACAGCAAGTCCCTTGTCAGCCACCTGCCCAGTACCAGCAGTCGTACGCCCCCAGGCCGAACAATTATCAGTAA